Within the Thermoanaerobaculales bacterium genome, the region GCGGGAGTAGCAGATGCCACGACCAGCACGATCGCTCGAGCAGGGGCGGACGTACCACGTCTACAACAGGGTTGGCGGGAGCGCAATGCCGTTCGACGAAGCTCGGCTGGCGTCCCGATTTGTCGAGCTGCTCCGCGAGGTGGTGAAACGGGACAGCTTGCTGGTCCTCGCGTGGGTGCTGATGGGCAATCACTACCACCTCGTCGTGCGTATGGGTGCGACGCTGCTATCACGCTCCATGAAAACGCTGCAGCAGGAAGTGGCGCGAACCGGCAATCGCGCTGCAGGGACGCACGGGCACCTGTGGCAGGGTCGGTTCAATGCGAAGCGAGTCGACGTCGAGCGGTATCTGGGCCAGCTGATCGCCTACGTCCATTTGAACCCGGTTGCCGCCCGCATGGTAGACGACCCGGCGAACCATCGATGGTCGGGACACCACGAAGTCGTCGGAGACCGGAACGACGGGATTGTCGCGGTCGACGACCTGCTCGCCATGTACGGTCGGCATCGGTGCGAGGCAGTGGATGCGTACCGTTCGGCCCTCGGCGGTTTCGGAAATGCCGACTGGTTGTGCGCCGCTCCGGGTCACCTGCCGTGGTGGCGGCTAGGGCGTCCGCCGGGAAGACGCGGGCTGCATCCACTGCGATGCGACATGGTGGACGAGCTTGGCAGACCGACCAGCCCCTATCGCTCTCGGTTCGAAGCCAAAGCCTGGGTTGAAGAGGCTTGCGGAGTTCTCGGTCTGAGTCGGGAAGAACTCGCCGGTCGAGGGCAAGATTCGAGGATTGTGCGGATGCGCGAGTTGGTCGGGGTGGTAGGGGTGGAGCGCTTCGGCGTGAAAGTCCGGGATCTGGCCCGTTGCCTCGGCAAGAGTGAGGATGGAGTCAGCCGGTGGGTGCGGCGTGGGGCGAGACGCAGGATCGAGGACATGGAGTTCGCGAACGACGCGGAGATGCTGGATGCAGCGTTTCGCGACGAACGATAGCCCTCGTCAACGAGTGCGGAGTTCGGTGCCTGACACCTTTATGGCACTGTGGTCCTATGATCGACGAGTGCGGAGTTCGGTGCCTGGCACCTTTCGGACGGAGAGGCAGGTATGAGGCGCGAGTTCACTCGGCTGGAGTTCCTGCGGGTCGGTGCGGCGGGGGCGGCGCTGTGGGCGGCGAGGGCCGGCTGGGCGGAGAGCGGATCTCGGCCGTCGGGCGGAGAGGGCGCGGGCGGGCGGCACGTCCCGGTCGGCCTGCAACTCTACTCGGTGCGGGCCGAGTGCGCGAAGGACCTGCCGACCGTGCTGGCGGCGGTGGCCGCGATGGGCTACCAGGGCGTCGAGTTCGCCGGCTACCACGGCCGGAGCGCGGCCGAGCTCAGGCGCATGCTCGACGGCAGCGGGCTTGCGTGCTGCGGCACCCACCTCGCCATCGACGCGCTGACGGGAGACGAGCTCGAGCGAACGGTGGAGTTCAACCGGGATCTCGGCAACCGGTTCCTCGTTGTCGCCTCGCTGCCAGAGGGGTGGATGGCTGACCGGGAGCGTTGCCAGGCGACAGCCTGGACCTTCAACGAGGTCTCCGAGAAGGTCGCGGCCGCCGGGATGCGGGTCGGCTACCACAACCACGCGGGCGATCTCAGGCTCGTCGATGGCGAGACCGCATGGGACATCTTCTTCTCGCAGGCGCGGCCCGAGGTCGTGATGCAGCTCGACACCGCGAACACGCTCGCGGGCGGTGGCGATCCGGTGCAGATCCTGGGCAAGCACCCCGGCCGCGCGGCGACGATGCACCTCAAGGAGCACTCGAGGTCCACACCCGCGGCCGTCCTCGGGGAGGGCGACGTCGACTGGCGGGCGCTCTTCGACGCCGTCGAGGCCCAGGGCGCGACCGACTGGTACATCGTCGAGCACGAGGGCGACGGCCTGCCGCCGCTGGTCGCCGTTGAGAGATGCCTCGCCAACTTGAGGAAGATCACCGGTGAGGGGAGCTGATACCTATCCCCTCAACCCGAACCCCTCCAGCTCAGCCCCCAGCCGGTCGACCAGCGAGCCCATCGTCGTCACCAGCGCCTCGACCGGCTCCCCGGTGGCGAGGTCGACCCCGGCTTGCCGCAGCTGAGCGATCGGGTGATCGTTGCCGCCGGCGCGCAGCAGCGCGAGGTAGCGCTCGACGGTCTGCGCCCGCGCGCCCTCCGGCCCCTCGGTCAGGCGCCAGTGGAGCAGGCTCGCCGCGGCCTTGCTGGTGGCGTACTGGTAGACGTAGTAGGGCGATCCGTAGAAGTGGGGGATGCGCGCCCAGGTGTTGCGGTCGCGCTCCTGGTCGTCGAGGCTCGACCCGAACATGGCCCCGAGCGATGCCAGGTACAGCCGCTGCAGCGACTCCGCGGTGACCGGCTCGCCGCGCTCGACCAGACGATGGGCCTCGAGCTCGAAGTCGGCGAACATGGCCTGCCGGTAGAAGCTGGCCGCGATGTCGTCGATCGCGTGCTGGAGCAGGGCGACGCGCCGCACGGGAGAGGCCTCCCGCTCGAGCAGCGCGTCGAGGAAGAGGCTCTCGCTGGTCATGCTCGCCACCTCGGCGACGAAGATGGAGTAGCCCGAGGTGGCGAAGGGCTGGTGGGAGTGCGCGAGCTCGGTGTGCATGGTGTGGCCCATCTCGTGGGCCACCGTGAAGGCGTCGTCCACGGTGTCGGCGTAGTTGAGCAGCATGTACGGGTGGACGCCGTAGACCCCGGCCGAGAAGGCGCCCGACCGCTTGCCCTGGTTCTCGTAGACGTCGATCCAGCGCTCAGCGAAGGCGCGCTCCACCGTCCTTCGGTAGCCGTCGCCGAACAGCGCCACCGACTCGGCGACCAGCGGCGGCACCGACTCGTAAGGGATCTGCCAGTCGAGCTCGACCAGGGGCAGGTAGGCGTCGAACGAGTGGTACCGCTCGAGTCCGAGGGTGCGCCGCCGCAGCCGGTGGTAGCGCTGCAGCGGCTCGGCGCCCGCCTTGGCGGCGGCGATCAGCCGCTCGACCACCTCGACCGGGATGTCGTCCTCGTCGAGGCTCGCCTCGAGGGTCGTCCGGTACCGCCGAGCCTGGGCCGTGAACCAGTCGGCCTGGAGGATGCCGTTGAAGATCGCCGCGTACGTGTTGGGCGAGGAGTCGTAGACCGAGTAGTGGGCTTCGAACAGCGCCTCCCGGTCGACCTGGTTGCGCAGCGTGTGGAGGCCGTGCGCGTAGGCCGCGTGGCTGGCGACCATTCTCGAGCCGTCGGACAGCGTGACCTCCGGGAAGTCGACGTCGGCGTCGGCGAGCATCGAGTAGGTGTGGGCCGGGCTGGCGGCGAGCGGGCCGGCGAAGGCGAGCAGCCGCTCGCCGTCCTCGTCGAGCACGTGCTGCTGCTGCCGGTAGATCTCCTCGATCGGGAAGCGGTAGGGCGCAAGCTCGGGGGTGTCCTCGAGCCAGCGGCGGATCGTCTCCCGGGGAATCGCCAGCAGCTCTGGGGCGTACCAGGCCGACGCCTGGCGGAAGCGGGCGAGCGTGATCCGCACCTCCTCGAGCCGTGCCTGGACCGCGTTGTCGCGGGTGTCCTGGCTCTGCATCAGGCTCGGGTAGGAGTGGACCCGCTGGACGAGCCGGCCGAGCTCGTCCGACAGGAGGCAGGCGGCGAGCAGCCGCTCCGGGCCCTCGGCCAGCGTGCCCCGAAAGGCCTGGTACCTCTCCATCAGGGCCGCAAGCTGACCCATCGCCCGCCGCCACCCCTCCCAGTCGGAGAAGATGTGGCCGAGGTCCCAGGTGAAGCGCTGGTCGATCCGCGCCCGGTCGCGGGTGGCCGGCCGCGCGGCGCCGTTCCGGTATGCGGTGGCGGTGTCGTTCATGTGGCCTCTCCCCGGCATCGGGAAACCGTAGCTCAGAGCCGGGCCTTCCTCAATCGGCGCCGCTCGTCGGGAACGGGAACGGGGACGGGAACGGGACCGGAAGCGAGCGCGTGTGTCGAATCCCTATCCCCTAGATCCCAGATCCTCCTCAAGGCACCGTCGCGCTCCACGCCCCGGTGTCGCCGGACTCGAAGCCGTCCCCGAACAACCCGGCGCCCCCGCCGATCGCCACTGGTTGGGTGATGCTGCGAGGGCCTTCCGGGAACGTGGCGGTGAGCGTGACCGGGTACACCCCCTCGGCGGGGAAGGCATGCGAGGGGTTCTGCTCGGTCGAGCTGCCGCCGTCGCCGAACTCCCACTGCCACCCGGCAACCGGGCCGCTCGAGCGGTCGGTGAAGGCCACCGGCTGCCCGACCGCCGGGTCGGCGGGTGAGTACTCGAAGTCGGCGAGGTGCTCGGCGCCGGTCACCGTGATGTCGTCGAGGTACCAGCCGAGATACTCGTACGAGGAGTCGGAGGCGAAGTGCCAGCGCAGGTCGACGGTCTGTCCTGCCCATTCGCCGAGTTCGAACGACACCTCCTGCCACTCCCCGGTCGTGCCAGTGAAGCCGGGCTGGCCGAGGGCGCTGACGTCGCTCGACGGGTAGCCGCCATCGGGCGTGAGCAGCGTGTACGAACCGGACCCGGCCGGGCGCACGCTGAGGTTGCCGCCGTCCCAGGAGCTTTCGAACTCGTACCAGTGCCAGAAGCTGATCCGGCCGCCGCCTGCGATCGGCACCGCGGCCAGGTCGAGGTACCAGTGGGCGTTCTGCTGGTAGTCGCCGGACAGGTTGGTCGCCCAGACCTTGGTGCCGGAGTGCGCGCCGGGGTTGCCGGCGCCCGAGGGCGAGCCCCACTGCCAACCCTGGCTCGACGCCAGGCCGCCGTCGTCGACCTCGAGGTCGGTTTCAAACGCGACCTCGAGCGGGGCGAGCGCGAAGTTGAGGAGCGAGGCCGGCGCGACCACGGTGCGTGTCACTGCGATCGTCTCGAAGCCCGCGGATGAGACCCGGAAGTCGTAGTCGCCCTCGAACACCGCCGGCAAGGCGTAGGCGCCGTTGCCGCCGGTGGTCGTCGAGAGGCCGAGGTCCGGGACCTCGACCGTGGCGCCGGCGATCGGCGCCCCGGTGTGGTCGGTGACCTCGCCGGAGACCGCCGCCGTGGGCAGCGGCACGAGAACCGCGTCGAGGATGGTCGAGCCGCCGCTCGGCACGGTCACGCCGTAGAACTCCGCCGGCTCGTGACCGGTCGCGGTGATCAGCACGTGGTAGGTGCCCGGCAACAGCATCCGGTGGTAGTCGCCGACGTCGGGGTCGGTCAGGGCGTAGCTGTTGTCGGCCGCGGTGTCGAGGCCGACGATCTCGATCCTGGCGTCGAGGGGCTGACCCGCCGGGTCGGTGACCAGGCCGCGGATGCCCTTCCGCGACTGCCCGAGGTAGCCGAGCAGCGCGGCGCGGTTCCAGAGCCAGTGGTCGTCGAGCTGCGAGGCCGGCAGCAGCTTGGTGCTCGAGATCTCGATCGTGACCTCGCGGCCGCCGCGGAACCCGGTCATGTAGTCCTGCCGGCCGCCGGTGATCGTGTACCAGTCCCAGCCGTTGGTGATGCCGTTGTCGAGGTCGGTGAGGTAGCCGGCCGGCGCGACCGCGTGGACGGCGTCGGCGTAGGCGCGGCTGATCGCGATCAGCCAGGCGTCGTCGACGTGCCGCCGGGACCAGGTGTCCCACGGGTAGTTCACAACCTCCGCGCCGCCATGGAAGTTGGCGGACAGCACGATGCGATGCGCCTCGGCGAACGCCATCATGTGCTGGGTCTCGGTCCACCACGGGTTGCCGTCGGGGTGAGGCCCGTCGTCGGGGTCGGGGAAGTTGCGGTTGCCGTCAACGCCCCATCCGCCCGATGCGTTGGTGTACTCGCGGATCGCCCCGTCGACCGTGGCGTCGCTCGAGTAGTAGGTGCCGTCCGGGTTGGCGGCCGGGTTGATCCAGATCTCGAGGTCGTCGACCAGGGCGGTGATCTCGGGGTCGCCGCCGTACCCGTCGAGCAGCTCCGCGATCAGGTGCAGCATCAGCCCGTAGCCGGTGGTCTCGTCGCCGTGGATCGACGCGCTGTAGAGCACCTCGGGCTCGTCCTCCTCGAGATCCGGGTTGTCGCTGATCCGGAGCGCCCACAGCCGGTGGGGCCGCGCCTGGTTGGTGGTCGCGCCGAGGTCGACCAGCCGGCACAGCGCCGGGTAGTCGGCCGCGTACCGGTTCAGGAAGCCGACGTACTGGGCGTAGGTCGGGTAGCACTCCCAGGTCCGGTCGGGGTCGTTCTCCCAGCCGGCCGGGCACATGGTCGCGAGCTTCGGCGCCTCGGGCTCGGGCAGCGTCTCCCACTCGAAGCCGGCCTTGGCGAGCCGCTCGAGCTGGGCCGGGAAGGCGGAAGCGATCACCAGGCCGTCGCGGACGTCGTCGATGCTGACAAG harbors:
- a CDS encoding transposase; the encoded protein is MPFDEARLASRFVELLREVVKRDSLLVLAWVLMGNHYHLVVRMGATLLSRSMKTLQQEVARTGNRAAGTHGHLWQGRFNAKRVDVERYLGQLIAYVHLNPVAARMVDDPANHRWSGHHEVVGDRNDGIVAVDDLLAMYGRHRCEAVDAYRSALGGFGNADWLCAAPGHLPWWRLGRPPGRRGLHPLRCDMVDELGRPTSPYRSRFEAKAWVEEACGVLGLSREELAGRGQDSRIVRMRELVGVVGVERFGVKVRDLARCLGKSEDGVSRWVRRGARRRIEDMEFANDAEMLDAAFRDER
- a CDS encoding sugar phosphate isomerase/epimerase — protein: MRREFTRLEFLRVGAAGAALWAARAGWAESGSRPSGGEGAGGRHVPVGLQLYSVRAECAKDLPTVLAAVAAMGYQGVEFAGYHGRSAAELRRMLDGSGLACCGTHLAIDALTGDELERTVEFNRDLGNRFLVVASLPEGWMADRERCQATAWTFNEVSEKVAAAGMRVGYHNHAGDLRLVDGETAWDIFFSQARPEVVMQLDTANTLAGGGDPVQILGKHPGRAATMHLKEHSRSTPAAVLGEGDVDWRALFDAVEAQGATDWYIVEHEGDGLPPLVAVERCLANLRKITGEGS
- the pepF gene encoding oligoendopeptidase F; the protein is MNDTATAYRNGAARPATRDRARIDQRFTWDLGHIFSDWEGWRRAMGQLAALMERYQAFRGTLAEGPERLLAACLLSDELGRLVQRVHSYPSLMQSQDTRDNAVQARLEEVRITLARFRQASAWYAPELLAIPRETIRRWLEDTPELAPYRFPIEEIYRQQQHVLDEDGERLLAFAGPLAASPAHTYSMLADADVDFPEVTLSDGSRMVASHAAYAHGLHTLRNQVDREALFEAHYSVYDSSPNTYAAIFNGILQADWFTAQARRYRTTLEASLDEDDIPVEVVERLIAAAKAGAEPLQRYHRLRRRTLGLERYHSFDAYLPLVELDWQIPYESVPPLVAESVALFGDGYRRTVERAFAERWIDVYENQGKRSGAFSAGVYGVHPYMLLNYADTVDDAFTVAHEMGHTMHTELAHSHQPFATSGYSIFVAEVASMTSESLFLDALLEREASPVRRVALLQHAIDDIAASFYRQAMFADFELEAHRLVERGEPVTAESLQRLYLASLGAMFGSSLDDQERDRNTWARIPHFYGSPYYVYQYATSKAAASLLHWRLTEGPEGARAQTVERYLALLRAGGNDHPIAQLRQAGVDLATGEPVEALVTTMGSLVDRLGAELEGFGLRG
- a CDS encoding M14 family zinc carboxypeptidase → MRRVMLTVVLLGVMTGAAAAVAADGPMVIRIVLEERSRLEELSLLVSIDDVRDGLVIASAFPAQLERLAKAGFEWETLPEPEAPKLATMCPAGWENDPDRTWECYPTYAQYVGFLNRYAADYPALCRLVDLGATTNQARPHRLWALRISDNPDLEEDEPEVLYSASIHGDETTGYGLMLHLIAELLDGYGGDPEITALVDDLEIWINPAANPDGTYYSSDATVDGAIREYTNASGGWGVDGNRNFPDPDDGPHPDGNPWWTETQHMMAFAEAHRIVLSANFHGGAEVVNYPWDTWSRRHVDDAWLIAISRAYADAVHAVAPAGYLTDLDNGITNGWDWYTITGGRQDYMTGFRGGREVTIEISSTKLLPASQLDDHWLWNRAALLGYLGQSRKGIRGLVTDPAGQPLDARIEIVGLDTAADNSYALTDPDVGDYHRMLLPGTYHVLITATGHEPAEFYGVTVPSGGSTILDAVLVPLPTAAVSGEVTDHTGAPIAGATVEVPDLGLSTTTGGNGAYALPAVFEGDYDFRVSSAGFETIAVTRTVVAPASLLNFALAPLEVAFETDLEVDDGGLASSQGWQWGSPSGAGNPGAHSGTKVWATNLSGDYQQNAHWYLDLAAVPIAGGGRISFWHWYEFESSWDGGNLSVRPAGSGSYTLLTPDGGYPSSDVSALGQPGFTGTTGEWQEVSFELGEWAGQTVDLRWHFASDSSYEYLGWYLDDITVTGAEHLADFEYSPADPAVGQPVAFTDRSSGPVAGWQWEFGDGGSSTEQNPSHAFPAEGVYPVTLTATFPEGPRSITQPVAIGGGAGLFGDGFESGDTGAWSATVP